A part of Desulfobacter sp. genomic DNA contains:
- the pseG gene encoding UDP-2,4-diacetamido-2,4,6-trideoxy-beta-L-altropyranose hydrolase has translation MDHPDLYLRADASSQMGMGHLMRCLALASAWNRSGGRACFITFAPGRLAEEKIRAQDIESIGVERPWPHPSDLSRTLKILDAGRHEKKLPWLVLDGYHFSTAYQKAIKDRGIPLVVMDDYNHLDHYHADIIVNPSPGAKGLPYRLSGRCKLLAGTDHVLLREEFLWAPAVKKGHPEKARRLLITLGGSDPMKITPLLIDAVAALADPGLETRVILGPGFSDTSMPEAPGIELVRNPEMATMMAWADLAVTAGGSTCWELCRMGLPFMVIPVADNQEAIASGLVKKIGAVHAGPVETLNAEKLADILKRLIHDRPSREKMGRLGRRLIDGRGAERIIRQMKEINEN, from the coding sequence ATGGACCACCCGGATCTTTATCTCCGCGCCGACGCTTCATCCCAGATGGGCATGGGCCATCTCATGCGCTGCCTGGCCCTGGCCTCGGCCTGGAACCGGTCAGGGGGCCGGGCCTGTTTCATCACCTTCGCCCCCGGCCGGCTGGCGGAAGAAAAAATCAGGGCCCAAGACATTGAGAGCATTGGGGTCGAACGGCCATGGCCCCACCCGTCCGACCTGTCCCGGACATTGAAGATCCTGGATGCCGGCCGGCATGAAAAGAAATTGCCGTGGCTGGTACTGGACGGCTACCATTTTTCAACGGCCTACCAGAAAGCCATAAAGGACAGAGGCATCCCCCTGGTGGTCATGGACGATTACAACCACCTGGACCATTACCATGCCGATATTATTGTGAACCCCAGTCCCGGCGCCAAGGGGCTGCCCTACCGGCTGTCCGGCAGATGCAAACTTTTAGCCGGCACGGACCATGTGCTTTTGAGGGAGGAATTTTTGTGGGCGCCTGCAGTGAAAAAAGGCCACCCGGAAAAGGCCCGGCGCCTTTTGATCACCCTGGGGGGATCAGACCCCATGAAGATCACCCCGCTCCTCATTGACGCGGTGGCGGCACTGGCGGACCCCGGCCTTGAGACCCGGGTGATCCTGGGCCCGGGATTTTCCGACACCTCCATGCCCGAGGCCCCGGGCATAGAATTGGTCAGAAATCCGGAGATGGCGACTATGATGGCCTGGGCCGACCTGGCCGTAACCGCAGGAGGCAGCACCTGCTGGGAACTCTGCCGCATGGGCCTGCCCTTTATGGTAATCCCGGTGGCCGACAACCAGGAGGCCATTGCATCAGGGCTTGTAAAGAAAATCGGGGCCGTGCATGCCGGGCCGGTTGAAACCCTGAACGCCGAAAAGCTGGCAGATATTCTTAAGCGGCTCATCCATGACCGGCCCTCAAGGGAAAAAATGGGCCGCCTGGGCCGGCGCCTCATCGACGGCAGGGGCGCAGAACGGATTATCCGGCAAATGAAAGAAATTAATGAAAATTAA
- the hisH gene encoding imidazole glycerol phosphate synthase subunit HisH, with protein MIGIIDYGAGNIRSVANAVAYCTDQPLKVVERPGEMARCSRFILPGVGAFAPAMERLREREFDAAIQEQASQGKYLLGICLGMQLLAGVSHEFGVCEGLDLIPGEIRPLAPQGGVLRVPHMGWNHIEIRQDHPLLQGIGDQRDFYFAHSYFFGAGDPSHVLAETGYGGSFASVVAKDNLMGVQFHPEKSQAAGLALIKNFIGLERRG; from the coding sequence ATGATCGGAATCATCGATTACGGGGCGGGCAATATCCGCTCCGTTGCCAATGCCGTGGCCTATTGCACGGACCAGCCCCTGAAAGTGGTGGAGCGGCCGGGGGAGATGGCCCGGTGCTCACGGTTTATCCTGCCGGGGGTGGGGGCTTTTGCCCCGGCCATGGAGCGGCTGCGGGAAAGGGAGTTCGACGCGGCCATCCAAGAGCAGGCCAGCCAGGGTAAATACCTGCTGGGCATCTGCCTTGGGATGCAGTTGCTGGCCGGTGTCAGCCATGAGTTCGGCGTCTGCGAGGGGCTGGACCTGATTCCGGGTGAGATTCGCCCATTGGCGCCCCAGGGTGGGGTATTGCGGGTGCCCCACATGGGGTGGAACCATATCGAAATCAGGCAGGACCACCCCCTGCTCCAGGGGATTGGGGACCAGAGGGATTTTTATTTTGCCCACTCCTATTTTTTTGGTGCCGGGGACCCTTCCCATGTGCTGGCGGAGACGGGTTACGGCGGCTCCTTTGCCTCCGTGGTGGCCAAAGATAATCTCATGGGGGTCCAGTTCCATCCGGAAAAGAGCCAGGCCGCCGGGCTGGCATTGATAAAAAATTTCATCGGGCTTGAGCGCCGGGGTTAA
- the hisF gene encoding imidazole glycerol phosphate synthase subunit HisF: protein MLKNRLIAVILLRRGQVVQSVRFKHTNIIHYDPIHAVESFNRWAVDEIVLLDVTREKSGRPLFLDALDRISSQCFVPLSAGGWVADPADARELLSHGADKVVVNTQAFQSPRLVTELAGRFGSQCVVVSIDAVRDGAGDWQVVVDRGRSPQPVSAVDWAKRAVDLGAGELFVNSLEHDGNRKGYALDLIRAVGRHVNAPVIAMGGVFTWEHLALGIEEAGADAVAAANIFHYTEQSTKKAKQYLIDRGHGFRAL, encoded by the coding sequence ATGCTGAAAAACAGGCTGATTGCCGTGATTCTCCTGCGCCGGGGCCAGGTGGTCCAGAGCGTGAGGTTCAAGCACACCAATATCATCCATTACGACCCCATCCATGCCGTGGAAAGCTTTAACCGCTGGGCCGTGGATGAAATTGTCCTTTTGGATGTCACCCGGGAGAAATCCGGCCGGCCCCTTTTTCTGGACGCCCTGGACCGCATTTCATCCCAGTGTTTCGTCCCCCTGTCCGCCGGGGGATGGGTGGCAGACCCGGCCGATGCCAGGGAACTGCTGTCCCACGGGGCGGATAAGGTGGTGGTCAATACCCAGGCCTTTCAGTCCCCCCGATTGGTGACGGAACTGGCCGGTCGGTTCGGCAGCCAGTGCGTGGTGGTTTCCATTGATGCCGTCCGGGATGGGGCCGGTGACTGGCAGGTGGTGGTGGACCGGGGCAGGTCCCCCCAGCCTGTGTCCGCGGTGGACTGGGCAAAGCGGGCCGTGGATTTGGGGGCTGGCGAATTGTTCGTCAATTCCCTGGAACACGACGGCAACCGAAAGGGATACGCCCTTGACCTGATCCGGGCCGTGGGCCGGCATGTGAATGCGCCGGTGATTGCCATGGGGGGCGTTTTTACCTGGGAGCACCTGGCATTGGGGATAGAAGAGGCCGGCGCCGATGCCGTGGCCGCCGCCAATATCTTTCATTACACCGAGCAGAGCACCAAAAAGGCCAAGCAGTATTTAATAGACCGGGGCCATGGGTTCAGGGCCCTTTGA
- a CDS encoding N-acetyl sugar amidotransferase: MRYCARCLYPENAKPTILLDDEDGICSGCKYHESRQTLEIDWDEREKIFRQILEEARQEAQTRGNIYDCIIPVSGGKDSHYQVYLLKEVYGMTPLLVTFNHIFNTEAGIRNLGNLVEKSGCDLVRVTANPRSVKKVARFMLETVGDLTWHYHAGIRTVPFQVAVEKNIPLIVWGEHGFAELTGVVSLEDFVEFTKWTRKEHDMRGFEPADLVDKSKGEITLKDLVPYIYPSDEAIERVGVKGIYLSNFFFWDARAHAREMIEKWGFGTLCREKERSFNLYSKIEDHANAVHDYLKYLKFGYGRATDDASMEIRHGRMTREEGIELVKRYDSQVPETLAAYLGFLEITEDEFHEMISPMRDPEIWEKKDGQWQVRDSVANHATTEFTEAARVGQAGERTFGPENRQLYFNPELPPEPSGDPAFDEKDMKFRVL; this comes from the coding sequence ATGAGATATTGTGCCAGATGCCTCTATCCTGAGAATGCAAAACCCACCATATTATTAGACGATGAAGACGGCATCTGCAGCGGATGCAAATACCACGAATCCCGGCAGACGCTGGAAATCGATTGGGATGAACGGGAGAAGATCTTCCGGCAAATCCTGGAGGAGGCCCGGCAGGAGGCCCAAACCCGGGGAAATATTTACGACTGCATCATACCGGTTTCCGGTGGCAAGGACAGCCACTACCAGGTCTACCTGCTCAAGGAAGTCTACGGGATGACCCCCCTTTTGGTGACCTTCAACCATATCTTTAATACTGAGGCCGGCATCCGGAATCTGGGGAACCTGGTGGAAAAATCCGGATGCGACCTGGTGCGGGTCACGGCCAACCCCAGGTCGGTGAAAAAGGTGGCCAGGTTTATGCTGGAGACCGTGGGGGACTTGACCTGGCACTACCACGCCGGCATCCGCACCGTTCCCTTCCAGGTGGCGGTGGAGAAAAATATTCCCCTCATCGTCTGGGGGGAGCACGGGTTTGCCGAGCTGACCGGGGTGGTTTCCCTGGAGGATTTTGTGGAGTTTACCAAATGGACCCGGAAAGAGCATGATATGCGGGGCTTTGAACCGGCCGACCTGGTGGATAAGTCAAAGGGAGAAATTACCCTTAAGGACCTTGTCCCCTATATTTATCCTTCCGATGAGGCCATTGAACGGGTGGGGGTGAAGGGGATCTATCTGAGCAATTTTTTCTTTTGGGATGCCCGGGCCCATGCCAGGGAGATGATTGAAAAATGGGGCTTTGGCACCCTCTGCCGTGAAAAGGAGAGGAGCTTTAATCTCTATTCGAAAATAGAGGACCATGCCAATGCCGTACATGATTATCTAAAATACCTTAAATTCGGATACGGCAGGGCCACGGACGACGCCTCCATGGAAATCCGCCACGGCCGTATGACCCGGGAAGAGGGCATCGAACTGGTGAAACGGTACGACAGCCAGGTGCCGGAAACACTGGCCGCCTACCTTGGGTTTCTGGAAATCACGGAGGATGAGTTCCATGAAATGATTTCCCCCATGAGGGATCCGGAAATCTGGGAGAAAAAAGACGGGCAATGGCAGGTTCGGGACTCGGTTGCCAACCATGCAACAACCGAATTTACAGAGGCCGCCCGGGTGGGCCAGGCCGGAGAACGGACCTTCGGACCTGAAAACAGGCAATTGTATTTTAATCCGGAGCTTCCGCCGGAGCCCTCCGGGGATCCGGCCTTTGATGAAAAGGATATGAAATTCAGGGTGCTCTGA
- the pseC gene encoding UDP-4-amino-4,6-dideoxy-N-acetyl-beta-L-altrosamine transaminase yields MDKYFLPYGRQSIDPSDIRAVVRTLESPFLTTGPKVEAFEAELCRLTGAAHAVACANGTAALHLACMALGVGPGDVGLTSPNSFLASANCIEYCGGRADFIDIDPASLCLCPGALADYCRGNGPPKVVIPVDFAGTAADLSAIYRLAGEYGFHVIEDAAHALGSQYEFGGKTYACGSCAHSDLAVFSFHPVKNITTGEGGAVMTNDADLAQRMRSLRHHGMERPEAAKDQGEDWYYEMSDMGFNYRITDFQCALGHSQLARLDRFKARRREIVGLYNRAFRDRADLILPGGGTVAHACPHLYPLQFPGGPEVRKAAYHFLKQAGIFTQVHYIPIYFQPYYAGKYHYHKGKCPNAEAYYSQCLSLPLFPDMVDDQVQAVVNRVKAFLDGLGRGSA; encoded by the coding sequence ATGGATAAATATTTTTTACCCTACGGCCGCCAGAGCATTGACCCGTCCGACATCCGGGCCGTTGTCCGAACCCTGGAATCCCCTTTTCTGACAACAGGCCCCAAGGTTGAAGCCTTTGAGGCGGAGCTCTGCCGGCTCACCGGTGCGGCCCATGCCGTGGCCTGTGCCAACGGCACCGCCGCCCTTCATCTGGCCTGCATGGCCCTGGGGGTAGGGCCCGGCGATGTGGGGCTGACCTCTCCCAATTCTTTCCTGGCCTCTGCCAACTGCATTGAATACTGCGGGGGACGGGCTGATTTTATTGATATCGACCCGGCTTCCCTCTGCCTTTGCCCTGGGGCCCTGGCGGATTATTGCCGGGGGAATGGACCGCCAAAGGTGGTGATCCCCGTTGATTTCGCCGGGACGGCCGCGGATCTGTCCGCCATATACCGTCTGGCAGGGGAATACGGATTCCACGTGATTGAAGATGCGGCCCATGCCCTGGGCTCCCAATATGAATTTGGCGGAAAAACATACGCCTGCGGGTCCTGCGCCCATTCGGACCTGGCTGTCTTTTCTTTCCATCCGGTGAAAAATATCACCACCGGCGAAGGCGGGGCCGTTATGACCAATGACGCCGATCTGGCCCAACGGATGCGGTCCCTGAGGCACCACGGCATGGAAAGGCCGGAGGCGGCAAAAGACCAAGGTGAAGACTGGTACTATGAAATGTCCGATATGGGATTCAACTATCGGATCACCGATTTTCAATGCGCCCTGGGGCACTCACAGTTGGCCCGCCTTGACCGGTTCAAGGCCCGCCGCCGTGAAATCGTGGGATTATACAATCGGGCTTTCCGGGACCGCGCGGATTTGATATTGCCCGGGGGGGGAACCGTTGCCCACGCCTGTCCCCATCTTTATCCCCTCCAGTTCCCGGGCGGTCCTGAAGTGAGAAAAGCCGCCTATCATTTCCTGAAACAAGCCGGAATATTTACCCAGGTTCACTATATACCCATATATTTTCAGCCCTATTACGCTGGAAAATATCATTACCATAAGGGGAAATGCCCCAATGCCGAAGCCTATTACTCCCAATGCCTGAGTCTGCCGCTGTTTCCGGATATGGTCGATGACCAGGTGCAGGCCGTGGTGAATCGGGTGAAGGCATTTTTGGATGGCCTGGGAAGGGGAAGTGCTTGA